In Meiothermus sp. QL-1, the sequence GCATCTCAGTGAGATTTGAACTAGACTGGACTCATGACCCCGGCATCCCTCGAGGCCCTCCCCCTGCGCGAGCAGGCCTACTGGCGCATTAAGCAGCTCATCCTGGACGAAGAGGTCCCGGCCAACAGCTTTCTTTCCGAGCGCAGCCTGGCCGAGCGGTTGGGTATGAGCAAGACCCCGGTGCGGCTGGCCATCGCCCGCCTCGAGCACGAAGGCTACGTGCGGGTCTCGCCGCAGCAGGGCATTGTGGTGCTGGCCCTGACCTTTGAGGACATCCTGGACTTCATTGATTTTCGTCTGGCCCTGGAAAGCTTCGTGGTGCGTCGCCTGGCCGCCGCCCCCAGCCCAGAGCGGGCCCAGGCCCTGGAGGCCCAGCTTGCCGAACAGGCCCGGGTGGTGCACGACCCCGCAAGCAGCCGTCAGGCCCTGGTACAGGCCGATATGGCCTTTCACAAGTTTCTGGCCACCCTTTTGGGCAACCGGCCCATCCTGCAGGCCCTGGAGCGCCAGCAGGAGATGCTCTACCGCATTGCCATGCGCATCTTCCAGAAGTACCCCGACCGGCGCGAGCAGAGCTTTGCCGAGCACCGGGCCCTGTGCCGCTTCATTGCCGCGGGGCAGCAGGCCGAGGCGGTGGCCCTCATCGAGCAGCACATCCTGCGCATCAAGTCGTTGTTGGTGGGGGACAAGGGGGGCGTCTAGCTATTTGGGACTGGAGGGTTTTGTTCGCTAAGCGAACACTGTTCACATGTCGAACAAGCCGTGCTATACTCTGGCCCATGAATCCCCCCGTGCCTGTACCACCGCTGGTGAAGGACCCCGAAGCGGGCGAGGACTTCTTCGTGGAGGCCTTGGCTCGAGGCCTGGCGGTAATCCGCTGCTTCGACGAGCAGCACGAGCGGCTTACCATCAGCGAGGTGGCCCGACTGACCGGCCTCACCCGGGCCACGGCCCGGCGCTCGCTGCTGACCCTATGCGCCCTGGGCTACATGGCCACCGACGGTAAGCAGTTCTGGCTAACCCCCAGGATTCTGAGCCTGGGGCACGCCTACCTTTCCTCCACCCCCTTGCCGCGCCTGTTGCAGCCGGTGCTGGAGGAGGTGAGCGGGCAGCTTGGCGAGTCCTGCTCGGCCAGCATTTTGGATGGGGGGGAGATCGTTTACATTGCCCGCGCCGCCACCCGGCGGGTGGTCTCGGTGGGGCTTGGGGTAGGGAGCCGGCTGCCGGCCTACTGCACCTCGATGGGCCGGGTGCTGCTCGCAGCGCTGGAGCCGGCGGCGCTCGAGGCCTACCTGGCCCGCACCCCCTTGCGCCCCCTTACCCCCCACACCCTGACCGACCCCGCCCGGCTCAAGCAGGAGCTGGCCCGGGTGCGCGCGCAGGGGTTTGCCCTGGTGGACCAGGAGCTCGAGCTGGGCCTGCGCTCCATAGCCGTACCGGTGCAGAACGCCCGCGGGCAGGTGCTGGCGGCCATGAACATCGGGGTACAGGCGGCGCGGGTAAGCCCGGAAGAGCTGCTGGGGCGCATGCTGCCGGTGCTGCGGCAGGCAGCGGCCTCGCTGGTGCCGCTTTTGGGGATTTGAGGGGGGCGCATGACCCGTTTCGCTCAGATCAACGGCCTGACCCTGCACTACCGGCTCGAGGGTGAGGGCCCGGTGGTGGTTTTCATCAACTCGCTGGGCAGCGACCTGCGCATCTGGGACTACCAGGCTGCAGGGCTCTGGTCCCACTTCCGGGTGCTGCGCTACGACAAGCGCGGCCACGGCCTTTCCGAAGCCCCTCCACCCCCCTACACCCTGGCCGACCACGCCCAGGACCTCAGGGCCCTCCTGGGTTACCTGGGCATCGAGCAGGCCAGCCTGGTGGGCATCTCGGTGGGGGGGATGATTGCCCTCGAGTTCGCCCGCAGCTACCCCGAACGCACCCGGGCCCTGGTGCTGATGGACACCGGGGCCCGCATCGGCAGCGTGGAGAGCTGGAACGAGCGCATTAGGGCCATCCAGGAGACCTCGCTGGCCGAGGTGGCCAGGGGGGTAGTAGCCCGCTGGTTCACCCCGGCCTTTTTCCAGGAAAAGCCCGCCGAGGCCACCGGCTACTACCACATGCTGGCCCGCACCCCAGTAGAGGGGTACATCGGCACCTGCGCGGCCCTGCGCGACGCCGATTTGCGGGGAGGCCTGGGAGGGGTGCGGGCCCCCGCGCTGGTGCTCTGCGGGGCCCAAGACCCGGCCACCCCGCCCGCGCTTTCGCAGGCCCTGGCCCAGGAGCTCAGGGCCCCGCTGCGGCTCATTGAGGGAGCGGCCCACCTGCCCTGCATCGAACAGCCCAAGGCCACCCTGGCCGAGCTGCGGGCTTTTTTGGAGGTGTACGGTGGACGACCGGTTTGAGCGGGGACTGCAGATTCGTCGAGCGGTGCTGGGCGAGGCCCACGTGGCCCGGGCCCAGGCCCGCGCCACTTCCCTGGACGCCGATTTTCAGCGCTTCATCACCGAGTACGCCTGGGGGGCGGTCTGGGGTCGGGAGGGCCTGGAGCGCAAAACCC encodes:
- a CDS encoding IclR family transcriptional regulator — protein: MNPPVPVPPLVKDPEAGEDFFVEALARGLAVIRCFDEQHERLTISEVARLTGLTRATARRSLLTLCALGYMATDGKQFWLTPRILSLGHAYLSSTPLPRLLQPVLEEVSGQLGESCSASILDGGEIVYIARAATRRVVSVGLGVGSRLPAYCTSMGRVLLAALEPAALEAYLARTPLRPLTPHTLTDPARLKQELARVRAQGFALVDQELELGLRSIAVPVQNARGQVLAAMNIGVQAARVSPEELLGRMLPVLRQAAASLVPLLGI
- a CDS encoding GntR family transcriptional regulator; the encoded protein is MTPASLEALPLREQAYWRIKQLILDEEVPANSFLSERSLAERLGMSKTPVRLAIARLEHEGYVRVSPQQGIVVLALTFEDILDFIDFRLALESFVVRRLAAAPSPERAQALEAQLAEQARVVHDPASSRQALVQADMAFHKFLATLLGNRPILQALERQQEMLYRIAMRIFQKYPDRREQSFAEHRALCRFIAAGQQAEAVALIEQHILRIKSLLVGDKGGV
- the pcaD gene encoding 3-oxoadipate enol-lactonase → MTRFAQINGLTLHYRLEGEGPVVVFINSLGSDLRIWDYQAAGLWSHFRVLRYDKRGHGLSEAPPPPYTLADHAQDLRALLGYLGIEQASLVGISVGGMIALEFARSYPERTRALVLMDTGARIGSVESWNERIRAIQETSLAEVARGVVARWFTPAFFQEKPAEATGYYHMLARTPVEGYIGTCAALRDADLRGGLGGVRAPALVLCGAQDPATPPALSQALAQELRAPLRLIEGAAHLPCIEQPKATLAELRAFLEVYGGRPV